From Strigops habroptila isolate Jane chromosome 1, bStrHab1.2.pri, whole genome shotgun sequence, a single genomic window includes:
- the LOC115615397 gene encoding protein FAM237B-like, with the protein MEFVWKRRWYLQVGCILMLNLVYANLDYQKETPPSLGQIDHECWEVSSHGLVEMKKLKVADTVIGLWDFMMFLKESPKPKHNELFNDLAQNFWDMYVDCVLSRSHGMGRRQLTSPKYSSTYSHRTLEGSAFTNPF; encoded by the exons ATGGAATTTGTATGGAAACGAAGGTGGTATCTTCAGGTGGGCTGTATATTGATGCTGAATTTGGTTTATGCCAATCTAGACTATCAGAAAGAAACTCCTCCAAGCCTGGGTCAGATTGACCATGAGTGCTGGGAGGTGTCATCCCATGGGCTGGTGGAAATGAAGAAACTCAAGGTAGCAGATACGGTCATTGGTCTCTGGGACTTCATGATGTTCCTAAAGGAATCCCCTAAGCCCAAGCACAATGAACTCTTCAATGATTTAGCCCAGAACTTCTGGGATATGTATGTAGACTGTGTGCTCTCAAGATCCCACGGAATGGGCAGAAGACAATTAACATCTCCCAAGTATTCTTCCACATACTCACATAGAACTTTAGAAG GGTCTGCTTTCACCAACCCATTTTAG